One Alkaliphilus sp. B6464 genomic window carries:
- a CDS encoding sensor histidine kinase, translating to MKHRVLGIFGKVFSYTMLILILVIVITFAFFAEQIKTVVESAQRQQISTVFEPLLRQLEGKTNEEIIEVAVDFHKKNASFEFSFISLDKEILYKTKNFIMPENDVLLLNPKNVIVKGYHLTQNKFHFTASSKGQQTQFVTLASENVRLFVSGTISSTDIYNKFTEKALMALLLIIMASALAAVIFAGRIANPIKKIVSDTKKMSDLEFVPAPDVRKDEIGRLAQDVYKMYKTLKATINQLEIEIERKKKMEENQRYFFSAASHELKTPIAATSALLEGMLENVIEISEYPQYLRECLRMMAEQNKLVSEILEIVSLNEDTIALEKEHINLGSFVSKILSPYHAIADAKEQSINVDIAENVVCAVDTKLFGKVLSNVIMNAVQNTPQKGKIKINTSKTKGGVRLCIINTNADIPDEILPKLFEPFYREDKARNRDLGRSGLGLTIVKKALDIMKIEFSLESTRDGVLFRMDLPCK from the coding sequence ATGAAGCATAGAGTTTTGGGCATTTTCGGCAAGGTGTTTTCTTATACGATGCTAATTTTGATTCTGGTCATAGTCATTACGTTTGCCTTTTTTGCTGAACAGATTAAAACAGTTGTAGAATCTGCACAAAGGCAGCAGATATCGACTGTATTCGAGCCTCTTCTACGCCAGTTAGAGGGAAAAACCAACGAGGAAATCATTGAAGTCGCAGTAGATTTTCATAAGAAAAATGCTTCTTTTGAATTTTCTTTTATATCCTTGGATAAAGAAATTTTATACAAAACCAAAAACTTTATCATGCCTGAAAACGACGTGCTTTTGCTCAACCCCAAAAATGTTATTGTCAAAGGTTATCATTTGACGCAAAATAAGTTTCATTTTACCGCCAGCTCAAAGGGTCAACAGACTCAATTTGTAACTCTTGCTTCCGAAAACGTACGGTTGTTTGTTAGCGGCACTATATCCAGTACAGACATATATAACAAGTTTACCGAAAAAGCCCTCATGGCTTTACTTTTAATAATTATGGCAAGTGCGCTCGCGGCAGTCATATTTGCCGGAAGGATCGCAAATCCAATCAAGAAGATAGTCAGTGATACGAAGAAGATGTCCGATTTAGAGTTTGTTCCGGCTCCTGATGTCCGCAAGGATGAAATTGGCCGACTTGCGCAGGATGTCTATAAAATGTATAAAACGCTGAAAGCAACAATCAATCAGCTTGAAATAGAAATAGAGCGAAAAAAAAAGATGGAAGAAAATCAACGCTACTTTTTCTCGGCAGCTTCACATGAGTTAAAGACTCCAATTGCCGCAACTAGCGCTCTGCTTGAAGGTATGCTTGAGAACGTGATAGAGATTTCAGAATATCCGCAGTACCTGCGTGAATGCCTGAGGATGATGGCTGAACAAAACAAGCTTGTTTCCGAAATTCTAGAAATCGTAAGCTTGAATGAAGATACCATAGCTCTTGAAAAAGAACACATCAATCTGGGAAGCTTTGTATCGAAAATATTATCTCCTTATCACGCTATAGCGGATGCTAAAGAGCAGAGTATAAATGTTGATATCGCTGAAAATGTTGTTTGCGCAGTCGACACCAAGCTTTTTGGAAAAGTATTATCCAATGTCATTATGAATGCAGTACAGAACACGCCTCAAAAAGGGAAAATTAAAATCAATACTAGCAAAACAAAGGGCGGCGTTCGCTTATGCATCATCAATACGAATGCAGATATTCCGGACGAAATATTACCTAAGCTCTTTGAGCCTTTTTATAGGGAGGATAAAGCAAGAAATCGAGATTTAGGACGAAGCGGACTAGGGCTAACCATTGTAAAAAAAGCGTTAGATATTATGAAAATTGAATTTTCACTGGAAAGCACACGGGACGGTGTATTGTTCAGAATGGATTTGCCATGTAAATAA
- a CDS encoding response regulator transcription factor codes for MDIQILVVEDDMHICNMVAKFLIKTGYFVDICSDGDEALEQLYNKNYHLIILDIMLPGMNGQELLKELRKMHDTPVLMMTALSDDINQLMSFSNEADDYVIKPFSMQILVKRVEALLRRSGAIRKEITLGKMTLYPESYSARYDCENIQLTPKEFDILALFVQYKGKIVTHETLIIKIWGYNFDGNEGIVHASIKKLRDKLPVNIIKTVKGVGYCLEDVSNEA; via the coding sequence GTGGATATTCAGATACTGGTTGTTGAGGATGATATGCATATTTGTAATATGGTAGCGAAATTCTTGATTAAGACAGGCTATTTTGTAGATATCTGTTCGGACGGAGATGAGGCACTGGAACAATTGTATAATAAAAATTATCATCTTATTATACTTGATATCATGCTTCCCGGTATGAATGGTCAGGAACTTCTAAAGGAATTGCGAAAAATGCATGATACTCCTGTTTTGATGATGACTGCGTTGAGTGACGACATAAATCAGCTTATGTCTTTTTCAAACGAAGCAGACGACTATGTTATCAAACCTTTCTCCATGCAGATTCTTGTAAAACGAGTTGAAGCACTTCTGCGGCGCAGTGGAGCAATCAGAAAGGAAATAACGTTAGGCAAAATGACATTATACCCTGAGAGCTACAGCGCCAGATATGATTGCGAAAACATACAACTTACACCAAAGGAGTTTGACATATTAGCCCTTTTCGTGCAATATAAAGGAAAAATAGTTACACACGAAACGTTGATTATAAAAATATGGGGATACAACTTTGACGGTAATGAGGGCATAGTTCACGCCAGTATTAAGAAACTGCGGGATAAGCTTCCTGTTAATATCATAAAAACCGTTAAAGGAGTGGGTTATTGTTTGGAGGACGTAAGCAATGAAGCATAG
- a CDS encoding BhlA/UviB family holin-like peptide encodes MKYIYFFFIILKAQEKRDIKQEERECKYREIISTLTGKLNVFEDVKKM; translated from the coding sequence ATAAAGTATATATATTTTTTCTTCATAATTTTAAAAGCTCAAGAAAAAAGAGATATCAAACAAGAAGAAAGAGAATGTAAATATCGGGAAATTATTTCTACATTAACAGGTAAGCTAAATGTTTTTGAAGATGTAAAAAAGATGTAG
- a CDS encoding DUF3298 and DUF4163 domain-containing protein encodes MKRKIFIPVMLILIGSVTAGCANGMTPSTYGSKQQGIVQTLEVETKAISDDNETLESSIKLPVFSSENNKELLNEINTLLEKDALKIKEELSQMAENDFKDAKKENIELHKYELLVDYEVYTANSELISVTVLNYQYTGGAHGMSVKVPYNFDLRTGKEIALEDFFKEGSDYKKVINEEIQKQIKEDPDKFFPDEVEVFSGINDEQSFFIKDGKLVIYFGQYEIAPYSSGIIEFEIPNSILKDVVSPSFIK; translated from the coding sequence ATGAAAAGAAAAATTTTTATCCCTGTAATGCTTATATTAATTGGTTCGGTAACTGCAGGTTGTGCAAATGGAATGACTCCTTCAACCTATGGTAGTAAGCAGCAAGGCATAGTACAAACCTTAGAAGTAGAGACTAAAGCAATATCCGACGATAACGAAACATTAGAAAGTAGCATTAAACTTCCTGTGTTCTCTAGCGAAAATAATAAGGAACTTTTAAATGAAATAAACACTCTTCTTGAAAAAGATGCATTAAAAATAAAAGAAGAACTATCACAAATGGCTGAGAATGATTTTAAAGATGCAAAAAAAGAAAATATAGAACTTCATAAGTATGAGTTATTAGTAGATTACGAAGTCTATACAGCAAATAGTGAGTTAATAAGCGTAACAGTTTTAAACTACCAATACACTGGTGGTGCTCATGGTATGAGTGTAAAAGTTCCTTACAACTTTGATCTAAGAACTGGTAAAGAAATTGCTTTAGAGGACTTCTTTAAAGAAGGAAGTGACTATAAAAAAGTAATTAACGAAGAGATACAAAAACAAATAAAAGAAGATCCAGATAAGTTTTTCCCAGACGAAGTAGAAGTATTTAGCGGTATTAATGATGAACAATCCTTCTTTATAAAAGATGGAAAGCTAGTTATTTACTTTGGCCAATATGAAATCGCACCTTATTCATCTGGCATAATAGAGTTTGAAATTCCAAATAGTATTTTGAAAGATGTTGTTTCTCCTTCCTTTATTAAATAG